The following DNA comes from Fibrobacter sp..
ATAATGAGGTCTGTGCAAAAGCTTTGGGTGTCGCGCTCGGCGTGAACGAGAAAAGTAAAGAAGAAGCCGATGAAGAGAAGAAAAAAGCCGCAATGATGGGGGGAACATCGTTCCTGAGCGGTCTTGGAATAGGTCTCTTGATCATGTGGCTGATAATGAAATAATTTAGGATTTGTACATGAATAAATGTGCCATCGTGTCTTTTGGCCTGCTTTTAAGTGCGGGCTTTTGTTTTGCTAAGCAAAATGCCGTGTCTGCCGGTCCGTTCCAGTTTGGCAACGTGCTGACTCCGCTTGCTACGGTTTCGTTGAAGACCGCCGAAATTTCGGCGTTTATGCCGGGCAAGAACGTGTTGTTCGTTGTGGGCGGCGACAAGGTAGTCGAGGTGGTGGACCTGAGCAATCCCGGACTTCCGAAGAAGGTTGCCGAAACGCAGGTCCCCGGGAATGCGTCCAGTGTGACTGTCCATGGCGACCTTGTGGCGGTAAGCCTGCTCGAAGATGAGGAGTGGCGTGATGGACAGGTGCAGGTGATGCGCTATACGGACAGCCTGGAAACCATCGGGGTGTACAAGGTGTGCAGCCAGCCCGACATGCTTACGTTCACTCCCGATGGCAAAAAGCTGTTGGTGGCCTGCGAAGGTTCGCCAAGTGCGGACTTTGCGGAAGACCCCGAGGGCGGTGTCGCTATTTTGTCTGTGAAAAATGCAGGCAAGGCGGAACTGTGGAAAAAAGCGGAACTGACGGTGGCCCGCTTCAACAGGCTCGATACGGCGGGGTTGAAGAAGGCGGGTGTCCGCGCTCCTGGTGCGCAGGGCTTTGTCAAATCGCTGGAACCGGAATACATCACGGTGTCGGGTGATTCCAGGTGGGCTTGGGTCTCGTTGCAGGAGAACAACGCCATCGCCAAGCTGGATGTTGCGGCAAAGAAGATTGTGAAGGTTTTCCCGCTCGGCTATATTGACCATTCGCAACCCGGCAGCATGCTCGATGCTGTCAGCGACGGAATGATTGAAATGAAAAATTACCCGCTGCGTGGCCTGCGCCAGCCCGACGGGATTGCCTCTTTTGCGATTGGCGACAAGTACTACGTGCTGACGGCGAACGAGGGCGCCCCCGTGAACGATTACAAGGCGTGGACGGATGTGACGACCCCGCTGATGCTTGCGGAACAGGGAAGGCTCGACCGTAGCGTGTTTACGGATTCGCTCCTGAACGAACTGAAGGATTTGTCCGTGAGCAACCTGGAACGCTGCAATGCGGGTAGGCGCACTCATGCAAGTGACAACTGCCCTTACATGTACGCTTTCGGCTCGCGTTCCGTGAGTATTTTTGATGGTGAGAAGGGCTCGCTCGTGTGGGACTCTCACGAAATGTTCGAACGCATCTTGGCTAAAATTGCACCGGAATACTTCAACTGGA
Coding sequences within:
- a CDS encoding choice-of-anchor I family protein; this translates as MNKCAIVSFGLLLSAGFCFAKQNAVSAGPFQFGNVLTPLATVSLKTAEISAFMPGKNVLFVVGGDKVVEVVDLSNPGLPKKVAETQVPGNASSVTVHGDLVAVSLLEDEEWRDGQVQVMRYTDSLETIGVYKVCSQPDMLTFTPDGKKLLVACEGSPSADFAEDPEGGVAILSVKNAGKAELWKKAELTVARFNRLDTAGLKKAGVRAPGAQGFVKSLEPEYITVSGDSRWAWVSLQENNAIAKLDVAAKKIVKVFPLGYIDHSQPGSMLDAVSDGMIEMKNYPLRGLRQPDGIASFAIGDKYYVLTANEGAPVNDYKAWTDVTTPLMLAEQGRLDRSVFTDSLLNELKDLSVSNLERCNAGRRTHASDNCPYMYAFGSRSVSIFDGEKGSLVWDSHEMFERILAKIAPEYFNWNSKKNKVKMDKRSSDKGCEPENVTVGEVGYKRYAFVGLERTSGIAVVDVTDIEQGNLLKVRSPEDYRGPKVVDYYLDPLDRGPEGILFIPADKSPLADQALLVVGYEYSKTLTIYQVK